The Streptomyces sp. JB150 genomic interval CTGCTGTCCGAAGCGCGGATCCGCGCCGCCTCTCAGGGCTTCACCGTGCTGTCGGGCGGAGGCAGCGAGACGGAGCAGGAGGTGGCGTTCCGGCTCATCCGGCAGTTCGTCCAGCCCGCACTGGCGACGATGAACAACACCGAACTCCGCTCCTTCCTGGGGAGTTGGTACGACATCGTCGCCACCGCTCTCGGCCTGGAGGCGACAAACGTCTCGTCCGTGCCGGACCCGACCGGGGTGCGCGACGGCCTCGACTGGGTGATGACTCGGCTCACCGTGCTGAAGAAGCCCGTCGTGCTGCTCCTGGACGATCTGCACTGGGCCGATCTGGAGTCGCTGAGCTGGCTGACCTCGTTCGCCCCACGGGCCGCGGACCTTCCGCTCCTGATCATCCTCGCCTACCGACCCGACGACCTGCCGGACGAGGCCGCCCCTTTCCGCACCCTGGTGGAGCGGCACACGAGCCGCCCCTACACACTGGCTCCGCTCACCGTCTCCGCCGTGGCACGGATCGTGCGAGAGGAAGTGGGCGAGAGCGCCGAGGACCAGTTCTGCGAGGAGTGCTGGACGGTCACCAGCGGCAACCCCTTCGAGACCGTCGAACTCGCCATCAGGCTCGGCGAGCGGAACCTGCGGGGCACCGAGGCCGACCTGCCCGCCATGCGGAACCTCGCCGCCGCCGTCAAGGGACCGGGCATCGTCGAGCGCCTGCGGGCTCTCGGCACATCAACCCGCCGTTTCGCACACGCGGCGGCCATCCTGGGCGCCCCGTTCTCCCCGCGGCTGGCCGCCGACCTCGCCGTGGTCGGGGAGACCCAGGCCACCCATTCGATCGAGAAGCTGCGCGCGGCGCGCTTCGTGGCGGAGGGCGAGAACCCTGACGGCAGCCTGGATTTCGTCCACCCGATCATCGCCACGGCGATCTACCGGGACGTCCCCGACGGCCTGCGGGGCGGCATGCACAACGCCGCCGCGGTGGCCATCCGGACGGCGGGGTACGGCATCACCGCCGCCGCCCGCCACCTGCTGGAGGTGCCTTGCGAGGGCAAGCCCGAAGCGGTCGAATGGCTGCGGGAGGCGGCCCGCGAGTACCTGCGGTCCGGCGCCCCGGAGGCCGCCCGCCGTCTGCTCACCCGAGCCCTGCAGGAGCCGCCCCTTCCGGAGGACCGGGCGCCGCTGCTGCACGAACTCGCCTGCGCCACCTTCCTCATCGACCCGAGGGCCACCGTCCAGCACCTCCGTGAGGCACTGGCGGAACCCGGGATCGAACCGGAGTTGCGCGCCGCCATCGTCTTCAAGCTCAGCCAGGCCCTCGCCCACACCGACCGGATGGAGGAGGCGGCCACCCTCGCCTCCGAGGAGGCGCGACGCAGCCAGTACCACCCCCGTGTCCGGCTGCGGATGCTGGCCGACCACTTCGTGTGGAGCATGTTCCGCACCGACGAGCCCGACTCGGCAGACCGCTCCCGCAGGCTGAACAAGCTGGCCGGCAAGCTGACCGGCCGGGGTCCGGAGGAACGCTGGATCCTGGGGCTGCGGGCGTGGGACGCCCTGCTGCGCGCCGAGCGCAGGCAGTCCGTGCTGCGCTACGCCGAGGACGCGCTGCAGGGCGGCATGAGCTGGGCCGACGAGAACCGGGGTTTCGAGATCCCCGTTTCCGTCGCCCTCGTGTTCATGTACTGCGACCAGCCGCGCCGGGCCGAGGAGTTGTTCATCGACGGCATGGCCGAGTGCGAGACCAAAGGCTGGCGCGGCTCTCATCTGGCCGTCGGCCAGACTCTGTTCGGCTACATCCGCTACCGCCGGGGGAACCTGCCCGAGGCAGAACACTGGGTCCGCCAGGGGCTCCAGACCGCGGAACGCGTCGAAGGTGCCGTCCCCGCGCAGTGGTTCGCCATCGGCATCCTCATCCAGACGCTGCTGGCCCGCGGCCGGATCGCCGCCGCCCGCCGGGTCGCCGACGAGCACCAATACGGCAAGGTGGTACCGAACGCCGTGATCTACCCGGACCCACGGACCGTGTACGCCGAACTGCTGCTGGCCGAAGGCCGGCACGCCGAGGCCGCCCAGCTTCTGACCCGCGTCGGAGACTGGCTCGACGGTCGTGACTGGCGCAACCCCTCCTGGTGTCCGTGGCGGCTGGATCTGTCCGCCGCGCTCGCGCGGACCGCGCCGGAGCGGGCCGTGCGGGTCGCCCGGGAGGCCGTGGCGCACGCGCGGGACTTCGGTGCGGCGTCGGTGATCGGGCAGGCGCTGCGCGCCGAGGCGGAGGTGACCGGCGGGCGTGCGGCGCTAAAGCAGTACGAGGAGGCCGTGGAGCACCTGGAGCAGTCGCCGTCGGCGTACGAGCTGGCCCGCGCGCTCGTCGGGCACGGCGCCGCGTTGTCCCGTGAAGGCCGGCTGCACGACGCCGCCGACCGGCTGTACCAGGGCCTGGAGGTCGCCGTGCACTGCGGCGCGGAGGCGCTGGCCGCGCGGGCGAGGGAGGAGTTGTCGACGGCCGGGCTGCGTCCGCTGCCGCTGCGGTACGCGCAGACGGACACCCTCACCGCGCACGAGCGCCGGGCCGCGGAGCTGACCTCGCAGGGGCACGCCACCGCGGTGGTCGCCAAGGAGCTGCACCTCACCGAGCAGGGGGTGCGCCAGCTTCTCTCCGCCGTCTACCGCAAGCTGGGCACCGACCCGGCGGGCCTGACCGAGGCGCTGGAGGCGCTGCCGCGGCCACAGGTGTGACGCCGGGCCGCGGGCGTACGGCTGTCATGCGTCCGGTTTCACGAGTCCGGTCTCATGATCCGCATGTCATGAGCCGAATCCCATGAGCCGGATCCCATGAGCCGGATCCCATGACCGGGATCTCATGACCGGGGACTCATGAGCCGGCGAGGAAGCTGAGGCGCACCTGGCGGTTCGGGTTGTCCCGGTTGGTGTCGACCAGGCACACCGACTGCCAGGTACCCAGCTCCAGTCGCCCGTTGAGCACGGGCAGGGTGGCGTGCGGCGGCACGATGGCGGGCAGGACGTGGTCGCGGCCGTGGCCGGGGCTGCCGTGGCGGTGCTGCCAGCGGTCGTCGGCGGGCAGGAGGGTGTGCAGGGCGGTGAGCAGGTCGTCGTCGCTGCCCGCGCCGGTCTCGATGATGGCGATGCCGGCGGTGGCGTGCGGGACGAAGACGTTGAGGAGACCGTCGCGTCCGGCGGCCGCCTCGCCGAGGAAGGCCTCGCAGTCGCGGGTGAGGTCGACGACGGTCTCCTCGGAGCCGGAGGTGATGTGCAGCACTCGGGTGGTGAACGCGTCTGACATGGTCCCCATCCTGTCCCATCGGGCCCGCGGCCGGGCGCACCGGGCGTTCGCGCCGGGCAGCGGCGCGGGAGAGCCTGCGGAGAGACCGGCGGGAAGAGGCGCGGGAGACCAGCGGGCGCAGCTGCGGGAAGATCCGTGTCCTCGGTGCTGTTGACAGCGGCGTGGACAGCACGCGCGAGGTCGAGGTAGTCGTCATAGGCGCCGGTCAGGCCGGTCTGGCCGGCGCCTTCCATCTGCGCCGGTCCGGGTTGGTGCCGGACCGCGACTTCGTGGTGCTGGACCACTCCCCCGGTCCGGGCGGGGCGTGGCAGTTCCGGTGGCCCTCACTGACGTACGGCAAGGTGCACGGGATGCACGCGCTGCCGGGCATGGAGCTGACGGGGGCGGACGGCGGGCGGCCGTCGGCCGAGGTGATCGCCGAGTACTTCGCGACGTACGAGCGGACGTTCGATCTGCGGGTGCGGCGGCCCGTGGACGTGCGCGCCGTGCGGGAGGGGCCTGGCGGGCGGCTGCTGGTGGAGTCCTCGGCGGGGACCTGGGCGGCCCGGGCCCTGATCAACGCGACCGGTACCTGGGACCGCCCCTTCTGGCCGCGCTACCCGGGCCAGGAGACGTTCCGCGGGCGGCAGTTGCACACCGCGCAGTATCCGGGGCCGGAGGAGTTCGCGGGGCTGCGGGTGATCGTGGTGGGCGGCGGTGCGTCGGGGACGCAGCATCTGCTGGAGATCGCGCCGTACGCGGCGTCCACCACGTGGGTGACGCGCCGGCCGCCGGTCTACCGGGAGGGGCCGTTCGACGAGAACGCGGGCCGCGCGGCGGTCGCGCTGGTGGAGGAGCGGGTGCGGCGAGGGCTGCCGCCGCGGAGCGTGGTGTCGGTCACCGGGCTGCCGCTGACCGACGCGATCCGGCAGGGGCTGGCGGACGGGGTCCTGGACCGGCAGCCGATGTTCGAGCGGATCACCCCCGACGGGGTGGCCTGGGCGGACGGGCGGCAGGTGGAGGCGGACGTCATCCTGTGGGCGACCGGGTTCCGGCCCGCGATCGACCATCTCGCGCCGCTGCGGCTGCGTGAGCCGGGCGGTGGCATCCGGCTGGAGGGCACGCGCGCGGTCGCCGATCCTCGGATCCATCTGGTGGGGTACGGGCCGTCGGCGAGCACCATCGGCGCCAACCGGGCGGGGCGTGCGGCCGTGCGGGACATCAGGCGGCTGCTGGCCGGGGAGCCGGTCGCCGCGGCGTGATGTCCCGTCGCGTCAGCGCACCGGGCTCTGGCTCTGGCTCTTCTGCTGGGCGTTGAACTCGGCGACGTTGCGCTGGTGCTCGGCGTAGTCGGCGGTGAAGCGGGTGTCGCCCGGCTTGACCGTGACGAAGTACAGCCAGTCGCCCGGCGTCGGGCTGATCGCGGCACGCACCGCCTCCTCGCCCGGGTTGTCGATCGGCGTGGGCGGCAGGCCCATCCGCTGGTAGGAGTTGTAGGGGCTGTCGATGCGGGTGTCGTCCAGGGTGGTCTTGAGGGTGGCCCGGTTCAGCGCGTAGTTGATGGTGGAGTCCATCTGCAGCGGCATACCGCGCTCCAGCCGGTTGAAGATCACCCGGGCCACCTTGCCCATGTCCTCCTTGGTGGCGGCCTCGGCCTGGACGATGCTGGCGATGGTGACGGCCTGGTAGACGTTCATGGCGTTGCGCTGGGCGCCGGCGGCGAACGGTGCGCCGTTGAACTTCTTGTTCGCGGTGTCGACCATCGCCGTCAGCAGCGCCTCGGGGGTGGTGCCCTCGGCCAGGGGGTACGTCGCCGGGAAGAGGTAGCCCTCCGGGTTGCCCTCGGCGTCGAGCGGCAGCTTGAGGCTGGCCTTGGCCAGCGACTTCTTGGTGGTGCCCGCGGGCAGTTCGAGGGCCTTGTCGACGGCCTCGTAGACCTGGGCGGCGCGCCAGCCCTCGGGGATGACCAGAGCGGCGGGCTTCTTCTCCTCCTCGTCCTGGAGGGTCAGCAGCGGCACCGCCACGGCGGTGCCGGCCACGACGGCTCCGGTCGCGATGAGGGCCATGCGGCCTCGGCGCGTCAGTCGGATCGTGCTCCGTGACGGAGTGTTCGTCTGCATGCGGGCACGGTAACCCGCATACCGTCACAAACCCGGCATATTCTCAGCTTGTCGGCTCTCATCGCCCGTCATCGCGCCCGGGACGGTTCCAGTTGCGCGTCCCGGCGGACCAGTGCGGCGTAGCGGCCCCGAAGCGCCAGCAGTTCCTCGTGCGTACCCCGTTCGACCGCGCGGCCGGAGTCGAGGACCACGATCTGGTCGGCGCCCCGGACGGTCGACAGCCGGTGGGCGATGGTGAGGGTGGTGCGGCCCGCCGAGAGCGCGTCGATCGCCTGCTGCACCGCGTGCTCGGTGCCGGTGTCCAGGGCGCTGGTCGCCTCGTCGAGGATCAGCACCGGCGGGTCGCGCAGGATGGTCCGGGCGATGGCCAGGCGCTGCTTCTCGCCGCCGGAGAAGCGGTGGCCGCGCTCGCCGACCACGGTGTCGTACCCGTCGGGCAGGGCGGCGATGTGATCGTGGATCTGGGCGGCGCGGGCCGCCGCGTGCAGTTCCTCGTCGGTGGCGTCGGGCTTGGCGAAGCGCAGGTTCTCGGCGACGGTCGCGTGGAAGAGGTACGTCTCCTGGGAGACGACGCCGACCGCGCGGGCGAGGGTGTCGAAGTCCAGGTCGCGCACGTCGACGCCGTCCAGGGTGACCCGGCCGCCCGTGACGTCGTACAGCCGCGGCACGAGATAGCCCAGGGTGGACTTGCCGGCGCCGGTCGGCCCGACGATGGCGAGGCTGCCGCCCGCCGGGACGATGAGGTCGATGCCGTCGAGCACGGGCGCACCCTCGTCGTCGTAGCGGAACTCGACGTTCTCGAAGCGGACCTCGCCCTTGACCTTGTCGAGGCGGATCGGGCGGTCCCGCTCGGTGATGTCTATCGGGAGGTCGAGGTATTCGAAGATGCGCTGGAAGAGCGCGAGCGAGGTCTGGATCTGGACGCCGGTGCCGAGCAAACTTACCGTCGGGCGGAACAGGCCCTGCTGGAGCGAGACGAAGGCGACGATCGTGCCGAGCGAGACGTCCGGGCCGCCGAGGGCGAGGGCGAGGCCGGCCGTCCAGTAGATGACGGCGGGCAGCGCGGCCATGACGATGGTGATGACCGCCATCCGCCAGCGGCCCGCCATGTTGGAGCGCACCTCCAGCTCGACCAGGCGCTCGGACTCGTCGGCGAACGTCTTCGTCAGTGACTCGGCGCGGCCCATGGTGCGGCCGAGCAGGATGCCGCTGACCGAGAGGGACTCGGTGACCGTGGCGGCCATGGTCGCCATCTGTTTCTGGCGCTGGGTGGTGATCCTGCGGCGTTCGTTGCCTACCCGGCGGCTGATCCAGACGAAGACCGGCAGCAGGAGCAGTGAGACGACCGTCAGCCGCCAGTCCAGGGCGAGCATGGCGACGATCGTCGCCGTGACGCCCGTGAGGTTGGAGACCAGCGAGGTCGCGGTGGAGGTGACGGTGGCCTGCATCCCGCCGATGTCGTTGGCGATGCGCGACTGGACCTCGCCGGTGCGGGTGCGCGTGAAGAACGCCAGCGACATGCGCTGCAGGCGGCCGTAGACCGCGGTGCGCAGATCGTGCATGACGCGCTGGCCGACGGTCGTGGAGATCAGCGTCTGGAGCACACCGAAGACGCTGGTGAGGACGGCGCTGAGGATCATGCCGAGGGCGAGCAGGGTGAGCAGGCCGGTGCGCCGCTCGGGGATCGCGACGTCGAGGATCGCCTTCAGCAGGAAGGGCGTGGCCACCGAGACCACGGAGGAGGCCGCGACGAGCAGGCCGACGACGGTCAGCCGGCCGCGGTAGGGGCGGAACAGCGCGAGGATGCGGCGCACCTGCCGGGGCTGTTCCTTGGCGTCGGCGGGCGGGCTCCAGTGGGGTTCGTTGTCGGGATGCATGGCTCCTACGGGAGGTGGGCGGCGGGTGGTGGGTGATGGGCGGTGCGGCCCGCCGGGGCGAGCGATTGAGGATCGTAGCTCATTGTTACCTATACTCAGAATGAACGGTGTCCTGATATTGTTCCCGTATGACCACCCCAGATTCCGAGGGCCTGCTCGCCGAGCAGCTGCTGCGGCTCACCCGCCGGGTGCACCGCATCCAGAAGCGCCATCTGGAGCAGCGCGGCCTGGGCATCACTCCTGCCCAGTCGCGCCTGCTGCGCACCCTCGCGCACTACGGCTCGCCGCCCCGCATGGCCGACCTCGCCGAGCGCCTGGAGGTCGTGCCGCGCGCCGTGACCACGCTGGTCGACGGGCTGGAGGCGAGCGGGAAGGTGCGCCGGGTGCCGGATCCGGCGAACCGCCGGGTGATCCGCATAGAGCTCACGGACGACGGCCGCGAGGCACTGCGCGAGCTGCACGGGGCGCGGCACTCGGCGGCGCAGGAGATTCTGGCGCCGCTGACGGGCGATCAGCGGTCGGTGCTGGAGGGGTTGCTGGACACGCTGGTGGACGGGGCCGGCGAGCGCGGTTGCTGAAATTTCGCGGAGCGGATGCGAGGAGCGGAGAACGGGGAGCGGAGAGCAGGGAGCGGGGGCGGCTAACGGGGGGGGGAGAACGGGGAGCGGGGAGCGGGAAGGCCGCTGACGCGCCCGCCCCACCGGACGCTCCCGACCGTGCCCTCACCCCGACCGCGTCCTCGCGCTCATCGAGGCCCCGACCGTGCACCGACGGATCGACGCCCGCTGAAGGCTGGCCCCTCACCGGAAGGCCGGCCGTTGAGGTGCGGAGGATCTTGACGCCGCCGAAGCGGAGGCAGCCGGGACGGTCGTACTGACGGCCCTTCACCGTGCCGTCGAGGCGCACGACGAGGCACCCAGGGTCGTGCGCCGGCGTTCATCCGGCCGGATTCGCGCGTTCTGTGCGGTCCCGTGGAAAACCGTTTGCTCTTGACCATGTCCCGCGGCGAACCTGTCACGGCTTGCTGCCGCCGTTCATCCCTGACCGAGCCCCTGGGACGTCATGCAGATCCAAGACCTTCCGTATCCCGACCCGGGTGTGCCGGACGCGCGCTCGGGCCCCCGCTTCCTGTGGTGGCTCTTCCGCAACCAGCTGGGCGGTCAGCTGAAGTCGCTGGCCTGGGGCCTGCTGCACTTCGCGTCCGTGGCCTCGCTGCCGTTCTGCGTCGGGTTCGCCGTGCAGGCCGTCGTCGAACGCTCCGGCTCCCGGCTCGCCCTGGCGGGCGGGCTGCTGGCTCTCTGCGGGATCGGCGTCGCGGTCGGCGACACCTTCCTGCACCGCGCCGCCGTCACCAACTGGATCACCGCGGCCGCCCGCGTCCAGCAGCTGCTGGCCCGCAAGGCCGCGCAGTTGGGCTCGGCACTGACCCGGCGGGTCGCGGCCGGTGAGGTGGTGGCCGTGTCCACCGGCGACGTGGAGAAGATCGGCTGGTTCGTCGAGGCCGTCTCCCGGTTTACCGCCGCCGCTCTCACCGTCGTCCTGGTCGCCGTCGGCCTGGTCGTCTACCAGCCCGCACTCGGGGTGGTCGTCGCCGTCGGCCTGCCGGTGCTCGCGTTCGCGGTGCTGCCGCTGCTGCCCCGCGCGACGCGGCGTGCCGACATCCAGCGCGAGAAGGCGGGCCGGGCCACCGAGCTGGCCTCCGACACGGTGGCCGGTCTGCGGGTGCTGCGCGGCATCGGCGGCGAGGAGCTGTTCCTCGACCGCTACCGCCGTGCCTCCCAGGAGGTCCGCCACGCGGCCGTGCGCAGTGCCCGGATGTGGTCGCTGATCTCGGCGATCCAGGTCCTGCTGCCCGGACTGCTGCTGATCTCGGTGGTCTGGTACGGCGTCCACCTGGCCGGCCAGGGCCGGATCACCATCGGCGAGCTGGTCACCGTCTACAGCTCCGTCATGATCATGACCTACCCGCTCCGCCACTTCGAGGAGATCGCCATGGCGTACTCCTTCTCGCGCCCCTCGGCCCGCCGGGCCGCGCGGGTGCTGTCGCTGGAGCGGGCCACGGACACCGACGGGACGCGCGCCGCCGACCTGCCCTCCGGCGATCTGTACGACCCGGCCACCGGCCTGCTCGCGCCCGCGGGCCGGCTGACCGCCGTGGTGTGCGGCGACCCGGACGCGGCGGGGCGGCTGGCGGAACGCCTCGGCGGACACGCCTCCGAGGAGGGCACACCGGTGCTGCTCGGCGGGGTGCCGCTGGACGAACTGCCGCTCGACACCGCGCGTACGGCCGTCCTCGTCCAGGACAAGGACCCCGTCCTGCTCTCCGGCACACTGCGGGAACTGCTGGACGTGCCGTCCTCGGGCGCCGTACGCACCGAGGACGCGCTGGCCGCGGCGCAGTGCGAGGACGTCCTGGCGGCGCTCGCCCAGAGCTCGCTCGGCGTCGAGGACCCGCTGGACGCCCGGATCACCGAACGCGGCCGGTCCCTGTCGGGCGGCCAGCGGCAGCGGCTCGCCCTGGCCCGGTCGCTGCTGACGGACCCGCAGGTGCTGGTGCT includes:
- a CDS encoding AAA family ATPase: MASVSRQTTTPARPLFERHRELKALDAALSDLRSAARGARARHTGLLTFTAPAGMGKSALLSEARIRAASQGFTVLSGGGSETEQEVAFRLIRQFVQPALATMNNTELRSFLGSWYDIVATALGLEATNVSSVPDPTGVRDGLDWVMTRLTVLKKPVVLLLDDLHWADLESLSWLTSFAPRAADLPLLIILAYRPDDLPDEAAPFRTLVERHTSRPYTLAPLTVSAVARIVREEVGESAEDQFCEECWTVTSGNPFETVELAIRLGERNLRGTEADLPAMRNLAAAVKGPGIVERLRALGTSTRRFAHAAAILGAPFSPRLAADLAVVGETQATHSIEKLRAARFVAEGENPDGSLDFVHPIIATAIYRDVPDGLRGGMHNAAAVAIRTAGYGITAAARHLLEVPCEGKPEAVEWLREAAREYLRSGAPEAARRLLTRALQEPPLPEDRAPLLHELACATFLIDPRATVQHLREALAEPGIEPELRAAIVFKLSQALAHTDRMEEAATLASEEARRSQYHPRVRLRMLADHFVWSMFRTDEPDSADRSRRLNKLAGKLTGRGPEERWILGLRAWDALLRAERRQSVLRYAEDALQGGMSWADENRGFEIPVSVALVFMYCDQPRRAEELFIDGMAECETKGWRGSHLAVGQTLFGYIRYRRGNLPEAEHWVRQGLQTAERVEGAVPAQWFAIGILIQTLLARGRIAAARRVADEHQYGKVVPNAVIYPDPRTVYAELLLAEGRHAEAAQLLTRVGDWLDGRDWRNPSWCPWRLDLSAALARTAPERAVRVAREAVAHARDFGAASVIGQALRAEAEVTGGRAALKQYEEAVEHLEQSPSAYELARALVGHGAALSREGRLHDAADRLYQGLEVAVHCGAEALAARAREELSTAGLRPLPLRYAQTDTLTAHERRAAELTSQGHATAVVAKELHLTEQGVRQLLSAVYRKLGTDPAGLTEALEALPRPQV
- a CDS encoding secondary thiamine-phosphate synthase enzyme YjbQ, which encodes MSDAFTTRVLHITSGSEETVVDLTRDCEAFLGEAAAGRDGLLNVFVPHATAGIAIIETGAGSDDDLLTALHTLLPADDRWQHRHGSPGHGRDHVLPAIVPPHATLPVLNGRLELGTWQSVCLVDTNRDNPNRQVRLSFLAGS
- a CDS encoding NAD(P)-binding domain-containing protein, producing the protein MDSTREVEVVVIGAGQAGLAGAFHLRRSGLVPDRDFVVLDHSPGPGGAWQFRWPSLTYGKVHGMHALPGMELTGADGGRPSAEVIAEYFATYERTFDLRVRRPVDVRAVREGPGGRLLVESSAGTWAARALINATGTWDRPFWPRYPGQETFRGRQLHTAQYPGPEEFAGLRVIVVGGGASGTQHLLEIAPYAASTTWVTRRPPVYREGPFDENAGRAAVALVEERVRRGLPPRSVVSVTGLPLTDAIRQGLADGVLDRQPMFERITPDGVAWADGRQVEADVILWATGFRPAIDHLAPLRLREPGGGIRLEGTRAVADPRIHLVGYGPSASTIGANRAGRAAVRDIRRLLAGEPVAAA
- the mltG gene encoding endolytic transglycosylase MltG; the protein is MQTNTPSRSTIRLTRRGRMALIATGAVVAGTAVAVPLLTLQDEEEKKPAALVIPEGWRAAQVYEAVDKALELPAGTTKKSLAKASLKLPLDAEGNPEGYLFPATYPLAEGTTPEALLTAMVDTANKKFNGAPFAAGAQRNAMNVYQAVTIASIVQAEAATKEDMGKVARVIFNRLERGMPLQMDSTINYALNRATLKTTLDDTRIDSPYNSYQRMGLPPTPIDNPGEEAVRAAISPTPGDWLYFVTVKPGDTRFTADYAEHQRNVAEFNAQQKSQSQSPVR
- a CDS encoding ABC transporter ATP-binding protein, with translation MHPDNEPHWSPPADAKEQPRQVRRILALFRPYRGRLTVVGLLVAASSVVSVATPFLLKAILDVAIPERRTGLLTLLALGMILSAVLTSVFGVLQTLISTTVGQRVMHDLRTAVYGRLQRMSLAFFTRTRTGEVQSRIANDIGGMQATVTSTATSLVSNLTGVTATIVAMLALDWRLTVVSLLLLPVFVWISRRVGNERRRITTQRQKQMATMAATVTESLSVSGILLGRTMGRAESLTKTFADESERLVELEVRSNMAGRWRMAVITIVMAALPAVIYWTAGLALALGGPDVSLGTIVAFVSLQQGLFRPTVSLLGTGVQIQTSLALFQRIFEYLDLPIDITERDRPIRLDKVKGEVRFENVEFRYDDEGAPVLDGIDLIVPAGGSLAIVGPTGAGKSTLGYLVPRLYDVTGGRVTLDGVDVRDLDFDTLARAVGVVSQETYLFHATVAENLRFAKPDATDEELHAAARAAQIHDHIAALPDGYDTVVGERGHRFSGGEKQRLAIARTILRDPPVLILDEATSALDTGTEHAVQQAIDALSAGRTTLTIAHRLSTVRGADQIVVLDSGRAVERGTHEELLALRGRYAALVRRDAQLEPSRAR
- a CDS encoding MarR family transcriptional regulator, with the translated sequence MTTPDSEGLLAEQLLRLTRRVHRIQKRHLEQRGLGITPAQSRLLRTLAHYGSPPRMADLAERLEVVPRAVTTLVDGLEASGKVRRVPDPANRRVIRIELTDDGREALRELHGARHSAAQEILAPLTGDQRSVLEGLLDTLVDGAGERGC
- a CDS encoding ABC transporter ATP-binding protein; translated protein: MQIQDLPYPDPGVPDARSGPRFLWWLFRNQLGGQLKSLAWGLLHFASVASLPFCVGFAVQAVVERSGSRLALAGGLLALCGIGVAVGDTFLHRAAVTNWITAAARVQQLLARKAAQLGSALTRRVAAGEVVAVSTGDVEKIGWFVEAVSRFTAAALTVVLVAVGLVVYQPALGVVVAVGLPVLAFAVLPLLPRATRRADIQREKAGRATELASDTVAGLRVLRGIGGEELFLDRYRRASQEVRHAAVRSARMWSLISAIQVLLPGLLLISVVWYGVHLAGQGRITIGELVTVYSSVMIMTYPLRHFEEIAMAYSFSRPSARRAARVLSLERATDTDGTRAADLPSGDLYDPATGLLAPAGRLTAVVCGDPDAAGRLAERLGGHASEEGTPVLLGGVPLDELPLDTARTAVLVQDKDPVLLSGTLRELLDVPSSGAVRTEDALAAAQCEDVLAALAQSSLGVEDPLDARITERGRSLSGGQRQRLALARSLLTDPQVLVLDEPTSAVDSHTEARIAEGLRMLRDGRTTVVFTSSPLLLDRADRVVLIHEGAVAAVGPHRELVRDEPRYRAVVTRETEDEAAGSAGAPATESAGGLHELGGLGGLGELNELEELEEIEETA